A section of the Ornithinimicrobium sufpigmenti genome encodes:
- a CDS encoding pseudouridine synthase — MHDPGGVRLQKLLAGAGFGSRRACEKLIEEGRVEVDEQIVTELGVRVDPARQVVRVDGDRVVVDTDKIYLAFNKPAGVVSSMQDEEGRPDLSDYVGHLSQRLFHVGRLDVDTEGLLLLTNDGDLSHRLQHPAYGVPKTYVARVHGVVGPGVGKQLREGVQLEDGLARADSFKVIDDIPGHSIVEVVLHEGRKHIVRRMLDEVGYPVQALSRVQIGPVLLGEMRPGRYRSLSAEEVAQLYRAAGM, encoded by the coding sequence GTGCACGACCCGGGCGGCGTGCGGCTGCAGAAGCTGCTGGCCGGGGCCGGGTTCGGCTCCCGCCGGGCCTGCGAGAAGCTCATCGAGGAGGGCCGGGTCGAGGTCGACGAGCAGATCGTGACCGAGCTCGGCGTGCGGGTCGACCCCGCCCGCCAGGTCGTCCGGGTCGACGGCGACCGGGTCGTCGTCGACACCGACAAGATCTACCTGGCCTTCAACAAGCCCGCCGGCGTCGTCTCCAGCATGCAGGACGAGGAGGGACGACCCGACCTGTCCGACTATGTCGGCCACCTCTCCCAGCGGCTCTTCCACGTGGGCCGTCTGGATGTGGACACCGAGGGCCTGCTGCTGCTGACCAACGACGGCGACCTGTCGCACCGGCTGCAGCACCCCGCCTACGGGGTGCCCAAGACCTACGTCGCCCGGGTCCACGGCGTCGTCGGACCCGGCGTCGGCAAGCAGCTGCGCGAGGGCGTGCAGCTCGAGGACGGCCTGGCCCGGGCCGACTCCTTTAAGGTCATCGACGACATCCCCGGTCACTCGATCGTGGAGGTGGTGCTGCACGAGGGCCGGAAGCACATCGTGCGACGCATGCTGGACGAGGTCGGCTACCCGGTGCAGGCGCTGTCCCGGGTGCAGATCGGGCCGGTGCTCCTGGGCGAGATGCGTCCCGGCCGCTACCGGTCGCTCTCGGCCGAGGAGGTCGCCCAGCTCTACCGGGCCGCGGGGATGTGA
- a CDS encoding Clp protease N-terminal domain-containing protein — translation MSRFGTILTLSQAAWQECALLGHREIDVEHVLLATLDDRVIAEIMGRHGVTRERTRQQVDAVVRDQLARLGVDLGQTALGERRPVTELHHAAVGELEASRRAQQLLSEGRSVPGVLLAALDLPDGTAAGLLERQGADVAAVRADVADLLDRSRPEQGTDGTVDMATLPDSHLIDGRPGTRGRRSRFYAVPWQRVWEQVSTAEGARAWLLSDGSTEVVGPGELTGELRGARSGTARGRYRRRLLAAEAPNASAPGHALWQEQWVRTRKRPWSREQSGPGQWVHLTVTPADGGTRVDLVLGTVVYGRAHAALRPAIRVGQAIASRNALYQLGLVLEEAGPVPSGPDSA, via the coding sequence ATGAGCAGGTTCGGGACGATCTTGACGCTCTCGCAGGCGGCGTGGCAGGAGTGTGCGCTGCTGGGGCACCGGGAGATCGACGTGGAGCACGTGCTGCTGGCGACGCTGGATGACCGTGTCATCGCCGAGATCATGGGCCGGCACGGTGTCACCCGAGAACGCACCCGGCAGCAGGTGGATGCCGTGGTCCGTGACCAGCTCGCCAGGCTGGGGGTGGACCTGGGGCAGACCGCCTTGGGGGAGCGTCGACCGGTCACGGAGCTGCACCACGCGGCCGTCGGCGAACTCGAGGCCTCCCGCCGTGCCCAGCAGCTGCTGTCGGAGGGCCGCTCGGTGCCCGGTGTCCTGCTGGCCGCGCTGGACCTGCCCGACGGCACGGCCGCGGGCCTGCTGGAACGGCAGGGCGCCGACGTCGCGGCGGTGCGCGCCGACGTCGCAGACCTGCTCGACAGGTCCCGACCGGAGCAGGGGACCGACGGCACCGTGGACATGGCCACGCTGCCGGACAGCCACCTCATCGACGGGCGACCCGGGACGCGCGGTCGGCGTTCCCGGTTCTACGCGGTGCCCTGGCAGCGGGTGTGGGAGCAGGTGTCCACCGCTGAGGGCGCCCGGGCCTGGCTCCTGTCCGACGGGTCGACCGAGGTGGTCGGCCCCGGTGAGCTGACCGGCGAGCTCAGAGGCGCCCGGTCGGGCACGGCGCGCGGCCGGTACCGACGTCGCCTCCTGGCAGCCGAGGCCCCGAACGCCTCGGCGCCCGGCCACGCGCTGTGGCAGGAGCAGTGGGTCAGGACCCGGAAACGCCCGTGGAGCCGTGAGCAGTCGGGGCCGGGGCAGTGGGTGCACCTCACCGTGACCCCTGCGGACGGCGGAACCCGCGTCGACCTCGTCCTGGGCACGGTGGTGTACGGCAGAGCCCACGCGGCGCTGCGCCCCGCCATCCGGGTCGGACAGGCCATCGCCAGCCGTAACGCCCTCTACCAGCTGGGGCTGGTCCTGGAGGAGGCCGGCCCGGTCCCGTCCGGACCGGACTCCGCCTGA
- the xerD gene encoding site-specific tyrosine recombinase XerD, translated as MHPRSPMARAVAGWLDHLRVERGRSEHTLRAYRRDADRYLTYLSGLGVTQPEDVREEHVTGFLAHLRAGDGEHPPLAATSAARAVVAVRGLHRFLAIEGEAAADPAQEVTPPTPPRRLPSVLSVHDVERLLQAAALGDTAAALRDRALLELLYGSGARVSEAIALDLDDLELGREQDGTGGVVRLFGKGSKERIVPLGRYARQALDAWVVRGRPEMARAGSGTPAVFVNARGGRLSRQSAWNAIKAAAARADLRAEVSPHTLRHSFATHLLDGGADVRVVQELLGHASVTTTQIYTHVSTQHLWEVYAQSHPRAR; from the coding sequence ATGCACCCCCGCAGCCCGATGGCCCGCGCGGTCGCGGGCTGGCTGGACCACCTGCGGGTGGAACGGGGGCGCAGCGAGCACACCCTGCGCGCCTACCGGCGTGACGCGGACCGGTACCTGACCTACCTGTCCGGGCTCGGGGTGACGCAGCCCGAGGACGTCCGCGAGGAGCACGTCACCGGCTTCCTGGCCCATCTGCGCGCCGGCGACGGCGAGCACCCACCGCTGGCCGCGACCTCGGCGGCACGGGCCGTCGTCGCCGTGCGGGGACTGCACCGCTTCCTGGCGATCGAGGGTGAGGCCGCGGCCGATCCCGCCCAGGAGGTCACCCCACCGACACCCCCCAGACGGCTGCCGTCCGTGCTCTCGGTCCACGACGTCGAGCGGCTCCTGCAGGCGGCGGCGCTGGGCGACACCGCGGCCGCGCTGCGGGACCGAGCCCTGCTCGAGCTGCTCTACGGCTCCGGCGCCCGGGTCAGCGAGGCCATCGCCCTCGACCTGGACGACCTGGAGCTGGGCCGCGAGCAGGACGGCACCGGGGGAGTGGTGCGCCTCTTCGGCAAGGGCAGCAAGGAGCGGATCGTGCCGCTCGGCCGATACGCGCGGCAGGCGCTGGACGCATGGGTGGTCCGCGGGCGTCCGGAGATGGCGCGAGCGGGGAGCGGCACCCCGGCGGTCTTCGTCAACGCCCGTGGTGGCCGGCTGTCCCGACAGTCGGCCTGGAACGCGATCAAGGCGGCCGCTGCGCGGGCCGACCTGCGGGCGGAGGTCTCGCCGCACACCCTGCGACACTCCTTCGCCACACATCTGCTCGACGGCGGGGCGGACGTCCGCGTGGTGCAGGAGCTGCTCGGACACGCCTCGGTGACGACGACCCAGATCTACACGCACGTCTCCACCCAGCACCTCTGGGAGGTCTACGCCCAGTCGCACCCCAGGGCCCGATGA
- the scpB gene encoding SMC-Scp complex subunit ScpB, with amino-acid sequence MGDRRWPVSDRTESQSDVDEVGDVGQQVALDVTDLPGGARAAIEAVLMVIDEPVTEETLATALELPLEDVGAALDELAQEYAEQQRGFMLRRLGGGWRVYSRPEYAPVVERFLLGGQQARLTQAALETLAVIAYRQPISRARIGAIRGVNVDGVVRTLLARGMVTEVGQDPTAGAVLYGTTDLFLQRMGLDSLDDLPALAPYLPSAEVLEELAAEGLA; translated from the coding sequence ATGGGGGACAGGAGGTGGCCGGTGAGCGACAGGACTGAATCGCAGAGCGACGTGGACGAGGTGGGCGACGTGGGCCAGCAGGTCGCGCTCGACGTCACCGACCTGCCCGGCGGGGCGCGCGCCGCCATCGAGGCGGTGCTCATGGTCATCGACGAGCCCGTGACCGAGGAGACCCTGGCCACCGCGCTGGAGCTGCCGCTCGAGGACGTGGGCGCGGCCCTGGACGAGCTGGCCCAGGAGTATGCCGAGCAGCAGCGCGGCTTCATGCTGCGCCGCCTCGGCGGGGGCTGGAGGGTCTACAGCCGACCGGAGTACGCCCCGGTCGTCGAGCGGTTCCTGCTCGGCGGACAGCAGGCCCGGCTGACCCAGGCCGCCCTGGAGACCCTGGCGGTCATCGCCTACCGGCAGCCGATCAGCCGGGCGCGGATCGGGGCCATCCGGGGGGTCAACGTGGACGGTGTCGTGCGCACCCTGCTGGCGCGTGGCATGGTCACCGAGGTCGGGCAGGACCCGACCGCCGGTGCCGTGCTCTACGGCACCACAGATCTGTTCCTCCAGCGCATGGGGCTGGACTCGTTGGACGACCTGCCGGCCCTCGCGCCCTATCTGCCCTCGGCAGAGGTGCTCGAGGAGCTGGCTGCGGAAGGACTGGCATGA
- a CDS encoding AAA family ATPase gives MSEAPAYDRLPGTESSGVGQAGPTGRPLPDFPVPRPLATHGPARIIAMCNQKGGVGKTTTTINLGAALAEYGRKVLMVDFDPQGALSVGMGVRTHDLDVTVYNLLIERGHDVRDVIQTTRTPGIDVLPTNIDLSAAEVQLVGEVAREQILARVLRPVLDDYDVILIDCQPSLGLLTVNALTAAHGVIIPLETEFFAMRGVALLIETIEKITDRLNPRLHVDGILATMYDGRTLHSREVVRSVVDHFQDTVFHTVISRTVKFPDATLAAEPITSYASTHSGAEAYRQLARELISRGGAP, from the coding sequence GTGAGCGAGGCACCTGCCTACGACCGCCTGCCCGGCACCGAGTCCAGCGGGGTGGGCCAGGCCGGCCCCACCGGCCGGCCGCTGCCCGACTTCCCCGTGCCCCGGCCGCTGGCCACGCACGGACCGGCGCGCATCATCGCGATGTGCAACCAGAAGGGCGGCGTCGGCAAGACGACCACGACCATCAACCTGGGCGCGGCGCTGGCCGAGTACGGCCGCAAGGTGCTCATGGTCGACTTCGACCCCCAGGGCGCGCTGTCGGTGGGGATGGGCGTGCGCACCCACGACCTGGACGTCACCGTCTACAACCTGCTCATCGAGCGCGGGCACGACGTGCGCGACGTCATCCAGACCACCCGCACGCCCGGCATCGACGTCCTGCCCACCAACATCGACCTGTCGGCCGCGGAGGTCCAGCTGGTCGGTGAGGTCGCTCGCGAGCAGATCCTGGCCCGCGTGCTCAGGCCCGTCCTGGACGACTACGACGTCATCCTCATCGACTGCCAACCCTCTCTCGGCCTGCTCACCGTCAACGCCCTCACCGCGGCGCACGGCGTGATCATCCCGCTGGAGACCGAGTTCTTCGCGATGCGCGGCGTGGCGCTGCTCATCGAGACGATCGAGAAGATCACCGACCGGCTCAACCCCCGCCTGCACGTCGACGGCATCCTGGCCACCATGTACGACGGCCGCACCCTGCACTCCCGCGAGGTCGTGCGCAGCGTCGTCGACCACTTCCAGGACACCGTCTTCCACACCGTGATCAGCCGCACGGTGAAGTTCCCCGACGCCACCCTGGCGGCCGAGCCGATCACCTCCTACGCCAGCACCCACTCCGGCGCCGAGGCCTACCGGCAGCTCGCCCGCGAGCTGATCTCGCGCGGCGGCGCTCCCTGA
- the hisH gene encoding imidazole glycerol phosphate synthase subunit HisH, with protein MSSPRVALVDGGGTNIGSVSYALERLGATARLTSDRGDILAADRVLLPGVGAAGAGMRRLRELGLDEVLHEVEAPLLGVCLGMQLLLDRTEEDGGVEGLGLIPGEVRAIPAAPGLRVPHMGWNALTDLADDPILAGVEEGERAYFVHCYAAEPGPHTIASATHGAPLTAVVRSGLRWGAQFHPERSASVGARLLRNFVVEVAR; from the coding sequence GTGAGCAGCCCGCGGGTCGCCCTCGTCGATGGCGGCGGCACCAACATCGGCTCGGTGAGCTACGCCCTGGAGCGCCTCGGCGCCACGGCCCGGCTCACCTCCGACCGCGGCGACATCCTGGCCGCCGACCGGGTCCTGCTGCCCGGTGTCGGGGCCGCCGGCGCCGGGATGCGCCGGCTGCGCGAGCTCGGCCTGGACGAGGTGCTGCACGAGGTCGAGGCGCCCCTGCTCGGGGTCTGCCTCGGGATGCAGCTGCTGCTGGACCGCACGGAGGAGGACGGAGGCGTCGAGGGCCTCGGGCTCATCCCGGGCGAGGTGCGCGCCATACCCGCCGCGCCCGGCCTGCGGGTGCCGCACATGGGCTGGAACGCGCTGACCGACCTGGCCGACGACCCGATCCTGGCCGGGGTCGAGGAGGGCGAGCGTGCCTACTTCGTGCACTGCTACGCCGCCGAACCCGGGCCGCACACGATCGCCTCGGCGACGCACGGGGCCCCGTTGACGGCGGTGGTGCGCAGCGGCTTACGGTGGGGCGCACAGTTCCACCCAGAGCGGTCGGCTTCTGTCGGAGCCCGACTTCTGCGAAACTTCGTGGTGGAGGTCGCCCGATGA
- a CDS encoding MBL fold metallo-hydrolase: MAKISWTLCATCGVENDTGEQVCAICDDERQWVPAGGQRWSTLADRASDGCRIEITEREPGCWALHADPKVDIGQTALLVRTEAGNLLWDVPGFIDDDAVSRVRELGGVAAVLASHPHMYGCQLEWARAFGAPVYVAEADRSWVRRWGEPGEIVTWSAPFDVLPGIRALQPGGHFPGSTVAVWEAGAEGRGVLLSGDTCGAVPDQGWVTFMRSYPNSIPLSAAVVTRVAGTIAELDFGRLYDNFGRQVPSDARAAVLRSAERYAAWVRGDYDHLT, translated from the coding sequence ATGGCCAAGATCAGCTGGACCCTCTGCGCGACCTGCGGGGTGGAGAACGACACCGGCGAGCAGGTCTGCGCGATCTGCGACGACGAGCGTCAGTGGGTCCCGGCGGGGGGCCAACGCTGGAGCACCTTGGCCGACCGTGCGTCTGACGGTTGCCGGATCGAGATCACCGAGCGCGAGCCGGGCTGCTGGGCCCTGCACGCCGACCCGAAGGTCGACATCGGGCAGACCGCACTGCTGGTCCGCACCGAGGCCGGCAACCTGCTCTGGGACGTGCCGGGGTTCATCGACGACGACGCCGTGAGCCGGGTCCGGGAGCTGGGCGGCGTCGCGGCCGTCCTGGCCAGCCACCCACACATGTACGGCTGCCAGCTGGAGTGGGCGAGGGCGTTCGGCGCGCCGGTGTACGTCGCCGAGGCGGACCGGAGCTGGGTGCGCCGCTGGGGCGAGCCCGGGGAGATCGTCACCTGGTCCGCACCCTTCGACGTCCTGCCCGGCATCCGCGCCCTGCAGCCCGGCGGCCACTTCCCCGGCAGCACGGTGGCCGTCTGGGAAGCCGGGGCGGAAGGCCGGGGCGTGCTGCTGTCCGGCGACACCTGCGGGGCCGTCCCCGACCAGGGCTGGGTGACCTTCATGCGGTCCTACCCCAACTCCATACCCCTGTCCGCCGCTGTGGTGACCCGGGTGGCCGGGACGATCGCCGAGCTCGACTTCGGCCGGCTCTACGACAACTTCGGCCGACAGGTGCCCTCGGACGCGCGGGCCGCGGTGCTGCGGTCGGCGGAGCGGTATGCGGCGTGGGTGCGAGGTGACTACGACCACCTCACGTGA
- the hisB gene encoding bifunctional histidinol-phosphatase/imidazoleglycerol-phosphate dehydratase HisB: MSTRPICFVDRDGTIIHEPQDFQVDRLDKVAFVDGVIPALLRIQDAGFDLVMVTNQDGLGTDSFPQADFDAAHDLVMQVLTSQGVRFREVIVDPHHEGPDAPWTRKPGIGRVVHLLKDRDVDWSRSFMVGDRLSDKEFGDNLGITTYLLPAGPGLHPGLPTTSWAQIAHTVVDRPRVAHVERNTAETRISVDVDLDAPGGADAQTGIGFYDHMLDQLARHGGFVLTVRCEGDLHIDDHHTIEDVALAVGEAIRTALGDKRGIGRYGFTAPMDEAQASAAIDLSGRPYFRYEGTFDRPTVGDFSTEMVEHFWRSFSDALRATLHLKVEGTNAHHQIEVGFKAVARALRMALSRQGPANELPSTKGVL; encoded by the coding sequence CCGCCCGATCTGCTTCGTCGACCGCGACGGCACGATCATCCACGAGCCGCAGGACTTCCAGGTGGACCGCCTGGACAAGGTGGCCTTCGTCGACGGGGTCATCCCCGCGCTGCTGCGCATCCAGGACGCCGGGTTCGACCTGGTCATGGTCACCAACCAGGACGGCCTGGGCACCGACTCCTTCCCGCAGGCCGACTTCGACGCCGCCCACGACCTGGTCATGCAGGTGCTGACCAGCCAGGGGGTCCGGTTCCGCGAGGTCATCGTCGACCCGCACCACGAGGGCCCGGACGCGCCGTGGACCCGCAAGCCCGGCATCGGCCGGGTCGTGCACCTGCTCAAGGACCGGGACGTCGACTGGTCCCGCTCGTTCATGGTGGGGGACCGGCTCAGCGACAAGGAGTTCGGGGACAACCTGGGCATCACCACCTATCTCCTGCCGGCCGGCCCCGGCCTGCACCCCGGCCTGCCGACGACCTCCTGGGCGCAGATCGCCCACACCGTGGTCGACCGGCCCCGGGTGGCGCACGTGGAGCGGAACACCGCCGAGACCCGGATCAGCGTCGACGTCGACCTCGACGCTCCCGGCGGCGCGGACGCCCAGACCGGCATCGGGTTCTACGACCACATGCTCGACCAGCTGGCCCGGCACGGCGGCTTCGTTCTCACCGTGCGCTGCGAGGGTGACCTGCACATCGACGACCACCACACGATCGAGGACGTCGCCCTCGCGGTGGGGGAGGCGATCCGCACCGCGCTGGGCGACAAGCGGGGCATCGGCCGCTACGGCTTCACCGCCCCGATGGACGAGGCCCAGGCCAGCGCCGCCATCGACCTGTCCGGCCGCCCCTACTTCCGCTACGAGGGCACCTTCGACCGCCCGACCGTCGGCGACTTCAGCACCGAGATGGTCGAGCACTTCTGGCGCTCGTTCTCCGACGCCCTGCGCGCCACGCTGCACCTGAAGGTGGAGGGCACCAACGCCCACCACCAGATCGAGGTCGGCTTCAAGGCCGTGGCGCGGGCGCTGCGCATGGCGCTGTCCCGCCAGGGTCCGGCCAACGAGCTGCCCTCCACCAAGGGCGTGCTGTGA
- the hisIE gene encoding bifunctional phosphoribosyl-AMP cyclohydrolase/phosphoribosyl-ATP diphosphatase HisIE: MSGEGARSVALLPHGVAVEDVDFTKAGGLVPGVVQHALTRQVLMVGFLDEEALRTTLSTGLATFHSRSRGETWTKGQTSGHTLQVEAVEVDCDRDTLLLHAVPAGPTCHTGDRTCFGPEARPGSFVHELAEIVRSRQEERPEGSYTTTLFDSGVRRIAQKVGEEAVEVALAAVDEDDQALLGESVDLIYHLLVLLRSRGLGIEEVETVLRRRHG; this comes from the coding sequence ATGAGCGGCGAGGGGGCGCGGTCGGTGGCCCTGCTGCCGCACGGTGTCGCGGTCGAGGACGTCGACTTCACCAAGGCCGGCGGTCTGGTCCCCGGGGTGGTCCAGCACGCCCTGACCAGGCAGGTGCTCATGGTCGGCTTCCTCGACGAGGAGGCCCTGCGCACGACACTGTCGACCGGCTTGGCGACCTTCCACTCCCGCAGCCGGGGCGAGACCTGGACCAAGGGGCAGACCAGCGGTCACACGCTGCAGGTCGAGGCGGTCGAGGTGGACTGCGACCGCGACACCCTGCTGCTGCACGCCGTACCGGCCGGGCCGACCTGCCACACGGGCGACCGAACCTGCTTCGGCCCCGAGGCCCGGCCTGGCTCGTTCGTGCACGAGCTGGCCGAGATCGTCCGCAGCCGGCAGGAGGAGCGACCCGAGGGTTCCTACACCACCACCCTGTTCGACTCCGGCGTCCGCCGCATCGCCCAGAAGGTGGGCGAGGAGGCGGTCGAGGTGGCCCTGGCCGCCGTGGACGAGGACGACCAGGCGCTGCTGGGCGAGTCGGTGGACCTCATCTACCACCTGCTCGTCCTGCTGCGCTCCCGCGGCCTGGGGATCGAAGAGGTGGAGACGGTCCTCCGGCGCCGCCACGGCTGA
- the hisA gene encoding 1-(5-phosphoribosyl)-5-[(5-phosphoribosylamino)methylideneamino]imidazole-4-carboxamide isomerase: MDTIRPFTVYPAIDVRGGAVVRLHKGDYDQETRYTDNPVAVAENYARSGATWLHLVDLDAARAGGYTLLETLRTITETTGLQVQTGGGVRSVEDVEQLLDAGATRVVVGSLAVREPETVVGWIDRFGPERITVALDTRIGEDGTWVLPVAGWTSVDGQDLITTLHRYDGSGLRHVLCTDIGRDGTLSGPNFHLYTMLTRSAPDLQVQASGGARTVDDVRAARRTGCAGIILGKALLEGRFTVGDAVQEEAV, translated from the coding sequence GTGGACACCATTCGCCCGTTCACCGTCTACCCCGCGATCGACGTCCGCGGGGGCGCGGTCGTCCGCCTGCACAAGGGGGACTACGACCAGGAGACCCGCTACACCGACAACCCGGTGGCGGTCGCCGAGAACTACGCCCGGTCCGGGGCGACCTGGCTGCACCTGGTCGACCTCGACGCCGCACGGGCCGGGGGCTACACCCTGCTGGAGACCCTGCGCACGATCACCGAGACCACCGGCCTGCAGGTGCAGACCGGCGGCGGGGTGCGCAGTGTCGAGGACGTGGAGCAGCTCCTGGACGCCGGGGCCACCCGCGTGGTCGTGGGCTCGCTCGCGGTCCGCGAGCCGGAGACGGTCGTCGGCTGGATCGACCGCTTCGGTCCCGAGCGCATCACCGTCGCCCTGGACACCCGGATCGGTGAGGACGGCACCTGGGTGCTGCCGGTCGCCGGCTGGACCTCGGTCGACGGCCAGGACCTGATCACCACCCTGCACCGCTACGACGGCTCGGGGCTGCGCCACGTCCTGTGCACCGACATCGGCCGGGACGGCACCCTGTCCGGTCCCAACTTCCACCTCTACACGATGCTCACCCGGTCGGCCCCGGACCTGCAGGTGCAGGCCTCGGGCGGGGCCCGCACGGTCGACGACGTGCGCGCCGCCCGCCGCACCGGCTGCGCGGGGATCATCCTGGGCAAGGCGCTGCTGGAGGGCCGCTTCACGGTGGGAGACGCGGTGCAGGAGGAGGCGGTATGA
- the hisF gene encoding imidazole glycerol phosphate synthase subunit HisF translates to MTLARRIIPCLDVREGRVVKGTRFRDHRDMGDIVELATRYAAEGADELVFYDITASPQGRGVDVDWVTRVARAIDIPFCVAGGIRSVSQARAVLHAGADKISVNTPATQRPELITELAEAFGVQCVVVGVDSLRDEDGAWRIRQLTGDPDATRALSVTTLDWVRRVQELGAGEIVLNCMGSDGVRQGYDVEQLAAVRSVCGVPLVASGGAGTPEHFVDVFREADVDGALAATVFHSGAILIPELKRTLADAGVEVRLTPGVAA, encoded by the coding sequence ATGACGCTCGCGCGCCGCATCATCCCCTGCCTGGACGTGCGCGAGGGCCGGGTCGTCAAGGGCACCCGCTTCCGCGACCACCGCGACATGGGCGACATCGTCGAGCTGGCCACCCGCTACGCCGCGGAAGGCGCGGACGAGCTGGTCTTCTACGACATCACGGCCAGCCCTCAGGGCCGCGGCGTGGATGTCGACTGGGTGACCCGGGTCGCGCGGGCCATCGACATCCCGTTCTGCGTCGCCGGGGGCATCCGCAGCGTCAGCCAGGCGCGGGCCGTGCTGCACGCCGGCGCGGACAAGATCTCGGTCAACACGCCCGCCACCCAGCGGCCGGAGCTGATCACCGAGCTGGCCGAGGCGTTCGGGGTGCAGTGCGTCGTCGTCGGGGTGGACTCCCTGCGCGACGAGGACGGTGCCTGGAGGATCCGCCAGCTCACCGGGGACCCGGACGCCACCCGAGCGCTGAGCGTGACCACCCTCGACTGGGTACGCCGGGTGCAGGAGCTCGGGGCCGGTGAGATCGTGCTCAACTGCATGGGCTCCGACGGGGTCCGGCAGGGGTATGACGTCGAACAACTTGCCGCTGTCCGGTCGGTCTGCGGGGTGCCCCTGGTGGCGAGCGGCGGCGCCGGTACGCCGGAGCACTTCGTGGACGTCTTCCGCGAGGCGGACGTGGACGGGGCGCTGGCCGCCACCGTCTTCCACTCCGGCGCGATCCTGATCCCGGAGCTGAAGCGCACGCTCGCGGACGCTGGCGTCGAGGTCAGGCTGACCCCGGGCGTGGCGGCATGA
- a CDS encoding segregation and condensation protein A — protein MPSAPADEATPGGVLTGHRGSFQVHLDVFSGPFELLLGLIAKHKLDVTEIALAKVTDEFIAHLRAAQQAEQDWDLSQASEFVLIAATLLDLKAARLLPNAREDDEEDLALIEARDLLFARLLQYRAFKQVADELRLRMEGAGRIFARDVGVEERFASLLPEIVLGITPEQLAMIAGRAMIPKPPPTVGVSHLHAPQVSVREQAAIVVARLRSTGSATFRDLVADADSTLVVVARFLALLELFRDTVVALEQTEALGELTVRWTGPQSEDVVVEVSDEFDELDA, from the coding sequence ATGCCGTCCGCCCCGGCGGACGAGGCGACCCCGGGCGGTGTCCTCACCGGCCACCGCGGGTCCTTCCAAGTGCACCTCGACGTCTTCTCCGGGCCGTTCGAGCTGCTGCTCGGGCTCATCGCCAAGCACAAGCTCGACGTCACCGAGATCGCCCTGGCCAAGGTCACCGACGAGTTCATCGCCCACCTGCGCGCGGCCCAGCAGGCGGAGCAGGACTGGGACCTGTCCCAGGCCAGCGAGTTCGTCCTCATCGCCGCCACCCTGCTCGACCTCAAGGCCGCCCGGCTGCTGCCCAACGCCCGCGAGGACGACGAGGAGGACCTCGCGCTCATCGAGGCCCGGGACCTGCTCTTCGCCCGGCTGCTGCAGTACCGCGCCTTCAAGCAGGTCGCCGACGAGCTGCGGCTGCGGATGGAGGGGGCCGGGCGCATCTTTGCCCGCGACGTCGGCGTGGAGGAGCGGTTCGCCTCCCTGCTGCCGGAGATCGTGCTGGGCATCACCCCTGAGCAGCTGGCGATGATCGCCGGACGGGCGATGATCCCCAAGCCCCCGCCGACCGTCGGGGTCTCCCACCTGCACGCCCCCCAGGTCTCGGTCCGCGAGCAGGCCGCGATCGTCGTCGCCCGGCTGCGCAGCACCGGGTCGGCGACCTTCCGCGACCTGGTCGCTGACGCCGACTCCACCCTGGTCGTCGTGGCCCGCTTCCTGGCCCTGCTCGAGCTCTTCCGCGACACCGTCGTGGCTCTGGAGCAGACCGAGGCGCTGGGGGAGCTCACCGTGCGCTGGACCGGTCCGCAGTCCGAGGACGTCGTCGTCGAGGTCAGCGACGAGTTCGACGAGTTGGACGCGTGA